Proteins from a single region of Crassaminicella profunda:
- a CDS encoding thiazole synthase: MKKDTLKIGGHEFSSRFILGSGKYDLDLIRAAIEYADAQIITLAVRRANTKGNDNILDYIPDGVTLLPNTSGARNAEEAVRVARLARELGCGDFVKIEVIHDSKYLLPDNYETIKATEILAKEGFIVMPYMHADLNVARDLVNAGASCIMPLAAPIGSNKGLAAKEFIKILVDEIDLPIIVDAGIGRPSQACEAMEMGAAAIMANTAIATAGDIPAMAGAFRKAIEAGREAYLSGLGRVLYKGASASSPLTGFLEE; the protein is encoded by the coding sequence ATGAAAAAAGATACATTAAAAATTGGAGGACATGAGTTTTCATCTAGATTTATCTTGGGCTCAGGAAAATATGATTTAGATTTAATTAGGGCGGCAATAGAATATGCAGATGCACAAATTATTACATTGGCAGTAAGACGTGCAAATACTAAAGGGAATGACAATATTTTAGACTATATTCCAGATGGTGTAACTTTGCTTCCTAATACATCTGGAGCAAGAAATGCAGAGGAGGCAGTTCGGGTTGCAAGGTTAGCAAGAGAATTGGGGTGTGGAGATTTTGTAAAGATTGAAGTTATTCATGATTCAAAATATCTACTTCCAGATAACTATGAGACAATTAAAGCTACAGAAATTCTTGCAAAAGAAGGATTTATTGTAATGCCGTATATGCATGCAGATTTGAATGTAGCTCGTGATTTAGTTAATGCTGGAGCGTCTTGTATTATGCCATTGGCAGCACCAATTGGTTCTAATAAGGGATTAGCTGCAAAAGAATTTATCAAAATATTGGTAGATGAGATTGATCTTCCGATTATTGTTGATGCAGGAATCGGTCGTCCATCCCAAGCTTGTGAAGCTATGGAAATGGGTGCTGCAGCTATTATGGCTAATACTGCTATTGCAACTGCGGGTGATATTCCAGCTATGGCAGGTGCTTTTAGAAAGGCTATTGAAGCTGGACGTGAAGCATATCTTTCTGGTTTAGGCCGTGTACTTTATAAGGGTGCATCTGCATCTTCACCATTGACCGGATTTTTGGAAGAATAG
- a CDS encoding metallophosphoesterase: protein MNKKRKIIKLMLILMLSISIYCFIQNTWIQVENVKIRVRNLPKELVGFKIAHISDVHLRKNEKNIDTIIKKIKQENVDIILITGDIIDKRAVIENSGLNKLSKELSQIAPTFAVTGNHEFWSGSVEKWKKILEENNVKVMDDKVVVHEGIAIAGLSDNSHYKSDELEDIEDIEDMPMILLAHRPELIEDYISTSNKIIPHIIFCGHAHGGQFRIPILNKGIVSPGQGIFPKYTSGLYKFGKSVMVVSRGIGNSIIPVRIHNRPHLPIVELLNE from the coding sequence ATGAATAAAAAAAGAAAGATTATAAAGTTAATGTTAATTTTAATGTTAAGCATAAGCATATACTGTTTTATACAAAATACATGGATACAAGTGGAAAATGTTAAGATTAGAGTAAGGAATCTACCAAAAGAATTAGTAGGATTTAAAATTGCTCATATTTCTGATGTACATTTAAGAAAGAATGAAAAAAATATTGATACTATAATAAAAAAGATTAAACAAGAAAATGTAGATATCATTTTAATTACAGGAGATATCATCGATAAAAGAGCAGTTATAGAAAATTCAGGATTAAATAAGTTAAGCAAAGAATTATCACAAATTGCACCTACTTTTGCAGTAACAGGAAATCATGAGTTTTGGAGTGGAAGTGTAGAGAAATGGAAAAAGATATTAGAGGAAAACAATGTTAAGGTTATGGATGATAAAGTAGTAGTACATGAAGGAATCGCTATTGCAGGATTAAGTGATAATTCACATTATAAGTCTGATGAATTAGAGGATATTGAGGATATAGAAGATATGCCTATGATATTATTAGCTCATAGACCAGAGCTAATAGAAGATTATATTTCAACTTCAAACAAGATAATTCCTCACATAATATTTTGTGGACATGCGCATGGAGGGCAGTTTAGGATTCCTATTCTTAATAAAGGAATTGTATCTCCTGGACAAGGGATATTTCCTAAATACACTTCTGGATTGTATAAATTTGGTAAGAGTGTTATGGTTGTTAGTAGAGGTATTGGAAATAGCATTATTCCTGTGAGGATTCATAACAGACCACATCTACCTATTGTGGAGCTTTTAAATGAATAA
- a CDS encoding Rpn family recombination-promoting nuclease/putative transposase: MKDKIKHEHDLGYKEILSHKKTFLEFLKSFVKKDWVNLIDEEKLILIDKEFILKDFKQEEADIVYKVNIDGKDIIFYVLLELQSKVDYRMPIRLLMYMTEIWREELNNAEDKIKKRKDYRLPSIVPIVLYNGKNKWTAARNFKEILNGYELFEENIIDFKYMLFDVNRMKEEELLEIANLVSSIFLLDQDVAIEEILKRLKLIGRILGKKGSKEQIQVFNRWMINVFKNRFDERIGEHIYKALEETNHMEVEEMISNLGRKIEEEFKHREEKGIQKGQIQERRGIAKKLLLMGMDITTIIKATGLSNDDIEKIKSEMN, from the coding sequence ATGAAGGATAAAATCAAGCATGAACATGATCTAGGATATAAGGAAATTCTTTCTCATAAGAAAACTTTTCTTGAATTTTTAAAAAGTTTTGTGAAGAAGGATTGGGTAAATTTAATAGATGAAGAAAAATTGATTTTAATAGATAAAGAATTTATATTGAAAGATTTTAAACAAGAAGAAGCAGATATTGTTTATAAAGTGAATATAGATGGAAAAGATATCATATTTTATGTTTTATTAGAATTGCAATCCAAAGTAGATTATAGAATGCCTATAAGACTTCTTATGTATATGACTGAAATATGGAGAGAAGAATTAAATAATGCAGAAGATAAAATCAAAAAAAGAAAAGATTACAGATTACCATCTATTGTGCCGATTGTTTTATACAATGGAAAAAATAAATGGACAGCAGCAAGAAATTTCAAAGAAATTTTGAATGGATATGAGTTATTTGAAGAAAATATTATAGATTTTAAATATATGCTCTTTGATGTAAATAGGATGAAGGAAGAGGAACTATTAGAGATTGCGAATTTAGTAAGTTCAATATTTTTATTAGATCAAGACGTAGCTATAGAAGAAATTTTAAAGAGATTAAAATTAATAGGTAGAATTCTTGGGAAAAAAGGATCAAAAGAGCAAATACAAGTGTTTAATAGATGGATGATTAATGTATTCAAAAATAGATTTGATGAAAGAATAGGTGAACACATCTATAAGGCATTAGAGGAAACTAATCATATGGAGGTGGAGGAAATGATTAGCAATTTAGGAAGAAAGATTGAAGAGGAATTCAAGCATAGGGAAGAAAAAGGTATACAAAAAGGACAAATACAAGAACGTAGAGGAATTGCAAAAAAATTATTATTAATGGGAATGGACATAACTACTATTATCAAAGCAACAGGTTTAAGTAACGATGATATTGAAAAAATCAAATCAGAGATGAATTAA
- a CDS encoding YeeE/YedE family protein — translation MKRSEQIIGFIGILLVFILGKSLLETDMLFFRLLVGVGLGYTLSRAYTGFAGSVNRAFNTGSTKLMRTLMFLFFITSLLTTAFLFKADPASYDLWVNPINFGLILGGVLFGFGMSFSSCCASGVLTDIVTGLPRALITLIFFAIGIFLGFPIQKTAGWVKNSWFTTPVGEKLYGGVFLPDLFKWDGVEGYLGALILTAIFCGIVVWMAYVYERSRKENNTYTAHPMEKIQDEKETFDSKHYKAFSEINYNRIFVKPWTLAQGAVVIAILFTLLMGITKAGWGASTPYGLWFGKFLMIFGFTPEALADFTKMPAKAYAIPFFSHGVSVQNFGILVGTAIYLLTAGIFKKTFMSEMHITGKEALLYSLGGITMGLGTRFANGCNVGSLYTPIANFSLSGWIFLIFMVVGGIVGNRCAKKWS, via the coding sequence ATGAAAAGATCTGAACAAATCATTGGATTTATAGGAATTTTATTAGTATTTATTTTAGGTAAGTCACTGTTAGAAACAGATATGCTGTTTTTTAGACTTTTAGTGGGTGTAGGGCTTGGATACACTTTATCAAGAGCCTATACAGGATTTGCTGGTAGTGTAAATCGTGCTTTTAATACGGGATCAACGAAATTAATGAGAACTCTTATGTTTCTTTTCTTTATCACAAGCTTATTGACTACTGCCTTTTTGTTTAAGGCAGACCCAGCTAGCTATGACCTTTGGGTAAATCCTATTAACTTTGGACTTATTTTAGGGGGAGTGCTATTTGGATTTGGTATGTCATTTTCATCTTGTTGTGCATCAGGAGTACTTACAGATATTGTAACAGGTTTGCCTAGAGCCCTTATTACATTAATATTCTTTGCAATAGGTATATTTTTAGGATTCCCTATACAAAAGACGGCAGGGTGGGTTAAAAACTCTTGGTTTACAACTCCAGTAGGTGAAAAATTATATGGTGGAGTATTCCTTCCAGATTTATTTAAATGGGATGGCGTAGAAGGTTATCTAGGTGCATTGATATTAACAGCTATATTCTGTGGAATTGTTGTATGGATGGCATATGTTTATGAAAGAAGTCGTAAAGAAAATAACACTTATACAGCTCATCCAATGGAAAAAATACAAGATGAAAAAGAAACCTTTGATAGTAAACACTACAAAGCCTTTAGCGAAATAAACTATAATAGAATATTTGTAAAACCTTGGACTTTAGCACAAGGAGCTGTGGTTATTGCTATACTATTTACTTTGTTAATGGGTATTACTAAAGCAGGATGGGGAGCATCTACACCTTATGGACTTTGGTTTGGTAAATTCCTTATGATATTTGGCTTTACACCAGAAGCATTAGCTGATTTTACAAAGATGCCAGCCAAGGCTTATGCTATACCATTCTTTTCACATGGTGTTTCAGTACAGAACTTTGGAATATTAGTTGGAACAGCTATCTACTTGTTAACAGCTGGTATATTCAAGAAGACATTTATGTCAGAGATGCATATTACAGGAAAAGAAGCATTGCTATATTCACTAGGTGGAATCACTATGGGATTAGGTACTAGATTTGCAAATGGATGTAACGTAGGGTCATTATATACACCTATTGCAAACTTTTCCCTTTCAGGTTGGATTTTCTTAATATTCATGGTCGTAGGCGGTATTGTAGGAAATAGATGCGCTAAAAAGTGGTCTTAA
- a CDS encoding APC family permease — MRKKLNRIDILSLALGSIIGWGSFTLPGSKFLHESGIISTAIGLILGGLAILIIQKGYHIMMEKHYEDGGEFSYTYNNMGKKNGFVVGWSLTLCYISMVPLNATAFVLVLKKLLGSRVDFGYLYEVAGHSVYLSEVIIASLIILVFTYINRRGLKLSSRIQNIMILLMVVNIMIVFIFMFIKADHSLVKNTYIVNYKLNMVEISKVFAIVPFLFVGFDVIPQIVTDLNFEPSKATKMAVLAIFSGVLFYNLLNITTGLVYTPEKALLEQWALGSAVMDNIGYTGFMLLIISLVGAVAGGINGFMLSSSKLIGSLAKYRLIPVKYSKENDNGVFENAIKFVALVSLIAPWFGREVIIYIVDMSSLLAAVAYFYVCYIGWKHSIGLDRYFSAMGALISIIFMALLIIPGSPARLSSPSIVLMVLWAVLGYFYYKRYSKTMK; from the coding sequence ATGAGAAAAAAGTTGAACAGAATAGACATATTAAGCTTAGCATTAGGGTCTATTATTGGATGGGGGTCCTTTACCCTCCCAGGTTCAAAATTTCTCCATGAAAGTGGTATCATTAGCACGGCTATCGGGTTAATACTCGGTGGCCTTGCTATTCTTATTATACAGAAAGGTTACCACATCATGATGGAGAAGCATTATGAGGATGGGGGAGAGTTCTCTTATACCTACAATAATATGGGGAAGAAAAATGGATTTGTAGTAGGCTGGTCCTTGACTTTGTGTTATATAAGCATGGTTCCCCTCAATGCTACAGCATTTGTATTAGTCCTTAAAAAGCTGTTGGGTTCAAGGGTGGATTTTGGATATTTATATGAGGTAGCGGGACACTCTGTATATTTATCGGAAGTTATTATTGCTAGTTTGATCATCTTAGTGTTTACTTATATCAATAGGAGAGGACTAAAGCTGAGTTCTCGTATACAGAACATTATGATACTACTTATGGTGGTAAATATAATGATCGTTTTTATTTTTATGTTCATAAAGGCAGATCATAGCTTAGTGAAGAATACCTATATTGTGAACTATAAATTGAATATGGTGGAAATTTCAAAAGTTTTTGCTATAGTCCCTTTTCTATTTGTAGGATTCGATGTAATCCCTCAAATAGTAACGGATTTAAATTTTGAACCTTCAAAAGCTACAAAGATGGCAGTACTCGCAATATTTTCTGGAGTGCTTTTTTATAATCTTTTAAATATTACAACAGGGCTAGTGTATACTCCAGAAAAAGCGTTATTGGAGCAATGGGCTCTAGGCTCTGCAGTAATGGACAATATAGGATATACAGGTTTTATGTTATTGATCATATCTTTAGTAGGTGCAGTAGCAGGTGGTATAAATGGGTTTATGCTAAGTAGTAGCAAATTGATTGGGTCTTTGGCTAAGTATAGGCTTATTCCTGTAAAGTATAGTAAGGAAAATGATAATGGTGTTTTTGAAAATGCTATTAAATTTGTAGCTTTAGTGAGTTTAATAGCACCTTGGTTTGGAAGAGAAGTTATTATCTATATTGTAGATATGTCTTCTTTACTAGCTGCAGTAGCATATTTTTATGTATGTTATATTGGATGGAAGCATTCAATAGGGCTAGACAGATATTTTTCAGCAATGGGAGCCCTTATAAGTATCATATTTATGGCATTATTGATAATACCTGGTTCTCCTGCTAGGTTAAGCAGTCCATCTATCGTATTAATGGTTCTATGGGCAGTGCTTGGATATTTTTATTATAAGAGATATTCAAAGACCATGAAATAA
- a CDS encoding MerR family transcriptional regulator, whose amino-acid sequence MYTIGQFSKIGQVSKKMLRHYDAIALLKPEYTKPENGYRYYSKNQIKDIMMINKLKRYRFSLEEISEVLKKDDTNYLKNIMREKVLNLSEEIKNNQMLLKDMEEAFVHIEKGEDMMITNRKFDIVVDELKSITVLSIRRTISMTQIGSVIGEIFEKMYKNQISPDGEIMTIYYDEDFDPEYADIEVCIPISKSVQIEGLNTRTIKQGLYAHTVFVGAYSEIGEGYAALMDWIKENNYEVIGAPFDRYIKGPDTRCNPKDYITEIYFPVKKMS is encoded by the coding sequence ATGTATACAATTGGACAATTTTCTAAGATTGGGCAAGTATCTAAAAAAATGCTAAGACATTATGATGCAATTGCTTTACTTAAGCCTGAATACACAAAACCAGAAAATGGATATAGATATTATTCAAAAAACCAAATTAAAGATATTATGATGATCAATAAGCTTAAAAGATATAGATTTTCATTAGAAGAAATAAGTGAAGTACTAAAAAAAGACGATACTAATTATTTAAAGAACATAATGAGAGAAAAAGTATTGAATTTATCTGAAGAAATAAAAAATAACCAAATGCTCCTTAAGGATATGGAAGAAGCATTTGTGCATATTGAAAAAGGAGAAGATATGATGATTACTAATAGAAAATTTGATATTGTTGTGGATGAATTAAAATCTATCACTGTATTAAGTATAAGAAGAACCATATCTATGACACAAATTGGAAGTGTTATTGGAGAAATATTTGAAAAAATGTATAAAAATCAAATAAGTCCTGATGGTGAGATTATGACCATTTATTATGATGAAGATTTTGATCCAGAGTATGCAGATATAGAGGTGTGTATACCTATAAGTAAAAGTGTACAAATAGAAGGATTGAATACAAGAACTATTAAACAAGGACTATATGCTCATACTGTATTTGTTGGTGCATATAGTGAAATCGGTGAAGGATATGCTGCATTGATGGATTGGATAAAAGAGAATAATTATGAAGTAATAGGAGCTCCTTTTGATAGGTATATAAAAGGACCAGATACTAGATGTAATCCAAAGGATTATATAACAGAGATTTATTTTCCTGTAAAGAAGATGTCATAG
- a CDS encoding GNAT family N-acetyltransferase, whose translation MKIRPLRKEDYTDCVHLLNQSFAEKYINLKQLEKEILKNTLLYGAFEKSELIGCVGLLQKSEESYKIVRLAVHPNYRHKGYGEKLIAHAETIAILNGGNKMSLGFLVPNESLKSWYLSLGYEIEKTKKYKTTEKSICFAKKKLPEIPPYRGLNERVACCRQCGFPEKICICKIQPKLASPNKFVIIMHPEEVGRTTNTGRLIKNAFPNNTEVFYWHRTTVNHKLKKTLKDNDYHKILIFPPDRKEYDPRAVSRNMVKEISKDKNIMFIILDGTWKEARKILKKSSYLEDIQMLDLDIDFKTEYYLRRNKDLGHICTVEVAIELLKLVGESENAHELHKYFQSFLLRYNQGRRM comes from the coding sequence ATGAAAATAAGACCTTTAAGAAAAGAAGATTACACGGATTGTGTTCACTTGCTTAATCAATCTTTTGCCGAAAAATATATTAACTTGAAACAATTAGAAAAAGAAATTTTGAAAAATACCCTTTTATATGGAGCCTTTGAAAAAAGTGAACTAATTGGGTGTGTGGGATTATTACAAAAATCAGAAGAATCCTACAAAATAGTGAGATTGGCAGTTCATCCTAACTACCGCCATAAAGGCTATGGAGAAAAGTTAATAGCACATGCAGAAACTATAGCCATATTAAATGGTGGAAATAAAATGAGTCTTGGTTTCCTCGTGCCCAATGAATCATTGAAAAGCTGGTATTTAAGCTTAGGATATGAAATCGAAAAAACAAAAAAATATAAAACCACTGAGAAATCCATATGTTTTGCTAAAAAGAAACTACCTGAAATCCCGCCTTATAGAGGTTTAAATGAAAGAGTTGCCTGCTGTCGCCAATGCGGTTTTCCTGAGAAAATATGTATCTGCAAAATTCAGCCTAAGCTAGCTAGTCCCAACAAGTTTGTCATCATCATGCATCCAGAAGAGGTGGGGAGAACAACTAACACAGGAAGGTTAATCAAGAATGCTTTTCCTAATAATACAGAAGTTTTTTATTGGCATAGGACAACCGTTAACCATAAATTGAAAAAAACATTAAAAGACAATGATTATCATAAAATTTTAATATTCCCGCCAGATAGGAAAGAATATGACCCCAGAGCCGTTTCAAGAAATATGGTTAAAGAGATCAGTAAAGACAAAAATATTATGTTTATTATTTTGGACGGCACTTGGAAAGAAGCTAGAAAAATCCTGAAGAAGAGTTCTTACCTAGAAGATATTCAAATGCTCGATTTGGATATTGATTTTAAGACGGAATATTATTTGAGAAGAAACAAGGATTTAGGACATATTTGTACAGTAGAAGTGGCTATTGAGCTTTTAAAACTAGTTGGTGAAAGTGAAAACGCCCATGAACTACACAAATATTTCCAATCTTTTTTATTGCGATACAACCAAGGTAGAAGGATGTAG
- a CDS encoding FAD-dependent oxidoreductase, translated as MSKRILVIGGVAGGASAAARARRIDESAEVIMFERGPNVSFSNCALPFHLSGIVENSDDLVLMCPGKFKSQYNIEARVNSEVVKINREDKKIVVKNLETKEEYEESYDQLVLSPGANPILPRSIEGIDGPNVFTVRNVVDIKKLNDYIVKNNIEDIAVVGGGFIGVEVAENLELAQKNVSLIEAQDQIMNPFDYDMAQILHKEMMDKGINLILSDGVQKINEDSVELQSGKKVAAKVVVMAIGVSPETSLAKDAGLEIGETGGIKVDHNYLTNDKNIYAVGDAIEVYNRLTHKKTRLALAGPAQRQARAAADHMYNIPHRNNGVIGSSVVQVFDLGAASTGLNEKAAKAAGISYDFVYLIPGDKVGLMPESNPMHFKLIYEYPTGKILGAQAIGKGNVDKRIDVIATMITMGGTLEDLKELELCYAPLFGTAKDVVNHAALVALNLLNGQFRQVPVTKVRELVENNAFIVDVREKDEYTEGHLKNAVNIPLSEIRGRLNEIPKDKPVYLHCRSSQRSYNAVMALQNIGYNNIINISGSYLGICCYEYYQDQVTGREKIVTQYNFE; from the coding sequence ATGAGTAAGAGAATTTTAGTTATCGGTGGAGTTGCTGGCGGCGCTTCAGCAGCAGCAAGAGCGAGAAGAATTGATGAATCGGCAGAAGTAATTATGTTTGAGAGAGGACCGAACGTTTCTTTTTCTAACTGTGCATTACCATTTCATTTAAGTGGAATCGTAGAAAACAGCGATGATTTAGTTTTAATGTGTCCAGGAAAATTTAAAAGTCAATATAATATTGAAGCGAGAGTTAATAGCGAAGTTGTTAAAATCAATAGAGAAGATAAAAAAATAGTAGTAAAGAATTTAGAAACGAAAGAAGAATACGAGGAGTCTTATGATCAATTAGTACTATCTCCAGGAGCCAATCCAATTCTTCCTAGAAGCATTGAAGGAATAGATGGACCGAATGTATTCACTGTAAGAAATGTTGTTGATATTAAAAAGCTTAATGACTATATTGTAAAGAACAATATCGAAGATATTGCTGTTGTTGGTGGTGGATTTATAGGAGTAGAAGTAGCAGAAAATCTAGAGTTAGCACAAAAAAACGTTAGCTTGATAGAAGCACAAGATCAAATAATGAATCCATTTGATTATGATATGGCGCAAATACTTCATAAAGAAATGATGGACAAGGGAATTAATCTTATATTAAGTGATGGCGTACAGAAGATTAATGAGGATTCAGTAGAATTACAATCAGGTAAAAAAGTAGCTGCAAAGGTTGTAGTTATGGCAATTGGTGTTAGTCCAGAAACAAGTTTAGCAAAGGATGCTGGTCTTGAAATAGGGGAGACTGGTGGAATCAAAGTAGATCACAACTACTTGACAAATGACAAAAACATCTATGCTGTAGGGGATGCTATAGAGGTATATAACCGTCTAACGCATAAGAAGACAAGACTTGCTCTTGCAGGTCCAGCACAAAGACAAGCTAGAGCTGCGGCGGATCATATGTATAATATTCCTCATAGAAATAATGGGGTAATCGGATCATCTGTAGTTCAGGTATTTGATTTAGGAGCAGCTTCAACAGGATTAAATGAAAAAGCTGCAAAGGCAGCAGGAATTTCTTATGATTTTGTATATCTGATTCCTGGGGACAAGGTAGGTTTAATGCCTGAGAGTAATCCAATGCATTTCAAACTTATATATGAATATCCAACAGGTAAAATACTTGGAGCTCAAGCAATAGGAAAAGGAAATGTAGATAAAAGAATAGATGTCATTGCTACAATGATTACTATGGGTGGAACTTTAGAAGATTTAAAAGAATTAGAATTATGCTATGCTCCATTATTTGGAACTGCCAAGGATGTAGTAAACCATGCAGCATTAGTAGCACTAAATCTATTAAATGGTCAATTTAGACAAGTTCCAGTAACAAAGGTTAGAGAATTAGTAGAAAACAATGCATTTATTGTAGATGTAAGAGAAAAGGATGAATATACAGAAGGACACCTTAAGAATGCAGTGAACATTCCACTGAGTGAAATCAGAGGAAGACTCAATGAAATTCCAAAGGACAAGCCAGTATATCTACATTGCCGTTCAAGCCAAAGAAGTTATAATGCAGTAATGGCACTTCAAAATATTGGATATAATAATATAATCAACATATCTGGTTCCTATTTAGGGATTTGCTGTTACGAATATTATCAAGATCAGGTAACGGGAAGAGAAAAAATAGTTACACAATATAATTTTGAGTAA
- a CDS encoding helix-turn-helix transcriptional regulator gives MYEWHKQIQIIVDEIDECIKNRKGEAITLRFLSRKLGYSKFHTTRKFKEISGMKFRDYLRRRKLAFALKEVRDSEKSILDMAFDYGFSSHEAFTRAFKATYGVTPSEYRKKPKPVILRTKINPFDRYFLGFGEIGMMKSADDVKIYFVTIPAHKFLHIKNYESNGYWDFWQKQSLIPGQDCETICGLLDSIKGKLDDDGGSESNSGSGQIMAYINDPDGRLCDWGIPRTECYGARLPFDYKGEVPPQMLMIDVPEAEYIVFEHGPFDYEQENRSVEEKMEKAMATFDFAGTGYCFDTSPGRIIYFSFNPERFWKYIRPVRKS, from the coding sequence ATGTACGAGTGGCACAAGCAAATCCAAATAATCGTTGATGAAATAGACGAATGTATTAAAAATCGTAAAGGTGAAGCAATAACGCTACGATTTCTTTCTCGCAAGTTAGGTTATTCCAAATTTCATACTACGAGAAAATTTAAAGAAATATCGGGTATGAAATTTAGGGATTATCTGCGGCGTAGAAAATTAGCCTTTGCACTAAAAGAGGTTCGGGATAGTGAAAAAAGCATTTTGGATATGGCTTTTGATTATGGTTTTTCATCACATGAAGCTTTTACCAGAGCTTTCAAGGCAACATATGGTGTAACTCCAAGTGAATACCGAAAAAAGCCTAAGCCTGTTATTCTTCGTACAAAAATAAACCCTTTCGACCGCTACTTTTTAGGATTTGGAGAGATTGGTATGATGAAATCTGCAGATGATGTTAAAATTTATTTTGTAACCATTCCCGCACACAAATTTTTGCACATTAAAAACTATGAGAGTAATGGGTATTGGGATTTTTGGCAAAAGCAAAGTCTTATTCCGGGACAGGACTGCGAAACAATTTGCGGCTTACTCGATAGTATCAAGGGCAAATTGGATGACGATGGTGGGAGCGAATCTAACAGCGGTAGCGGTCAGATTATGGCGTACATTAATGATCCAGACGGCAGACTTTGCGATTGGGGTATTCCACGTACAGAGTGTTATGGTGCACGTCTTCCTTTTGATTATAAAGGCGAAGTACCACCACAAATGCTTATGATTGATGTTCCCGAAGCCGAGTATATTGTTTTTGAACATGGGCCATTCGATTATGAGCAGGAAAATCGTAGTGTGGAGGAAAAGATGGAAAAGGCAATGGCAACTTTTGATTTTGCAGGCACCGGTTACTGCTTTGATACTTCCCCCGGTAGAATCATTTACTTTTCATTTAATCCGGAGCGGTTTTGGAAGTATATCAGGCCAGTGCGGAAGTCATAA
- a CDS encoding LysR family transcriptional regulator: MNLGYLQAFYMTVKHNSMSKAAQILHLTRPGLSGQIKSLENELGVSLLNRSNKGVELTEEGKVLFDYADTLLSIQGNIKRDLINLNQDRPKLIIGACKSVGEYALPCSIFTFKHLHEEVDINMEVINSTEVIQKLQEHTINIGIIQRDSNVDDIVTQYIISDELLLVGNSDHSPKRISTEELKQIPLILRENDSGTRYVIEKSLKEKGIDIEDLNVVYDLNSPEAIKSSVLAGKGFSFLPQLVVNQELKKQSLQTIEIEDLKISFAYYIASRKNYNFTEYEQMFVDFIISNKRGFC; the protein is encoded by the coding sequence ATGAACCTTGGATATCTTCAAGCATTTTATATGACAGTAAAACATAATAGTATGTCAAAAGCAGCCCAAATCCTTCATCTGACAAGGCCGGGGCTCAGCGGTCAGATTAAAAGCTTAGAAAATGAACTTGGCGTAAGCCTTCTAAATCGGAGTAACAAAGGTGTGGAATTAACAGAAGAAGGAAAGGTTTTATTTGACTATGCAGATACTTTACTGTCTATTCAGGGAAATATCAAAAGAGATTTAATAAATTTGAATCAAGATCGACCAAAGTTAATAATTGGTGCTTGTAAAAGCGTAGGAGAATATGCTCTTCCTTGTAGCATTTTTACTTTTAAGCATCTACATGAAGAAGTAGATATAAATATGGAGGTAATCAATTCAACGGAAGTGATTCAAAAGCTACAAGAGCATACGATTAATATTGGCATAATACAACGTGATTCTAATGTAGATGATATTGTTACCCAATATATTATATCAGATGAACTTCTGTTGGTAGGAAATAGTGATCATTCTCCTAAAAGAATTTCTACAGAAGAGCTGAAACAGATTCCTTTGATTTTGCGTGAAAATGATTCTGGAACTCGATATGTTATTGAAAAATCATTAAAAGAAAAAGGAATTGATATAGAGGACTTAAATGTTGTTTATGATTTAAATTCTCCAGAGGCTATTAAGTCTTCTGTTCTTGCAGGAAAGGGTTTTTCTTTTTTACCTCAATTGGTAGTGAATCAAGAGCTCAAAAAGCAATCCCTTCAAACAATTGAGATAGAGGATTTAAAAATTTCTTTTGCATATTATATAGCTTCAAGGAAGAATTACAACTTTACAGAATATGAGCAAATGTTTGTAGATTTTATTATTTCTAATAAAAGAGGATTTTGCTAA